CAGCGATCCGCCACCGCTGCCAGAGGTTGCCTGGTAGGGGACGTCGGAATCAGGCTCCCTACACCTTGGTCGCCCGGTCGTACACGGCCACCGCCCGCTCGAGGAACGCCGCCACCGTGGCCTGTTCCTCGGGTGTCATGGATTCGGTGATCTCCCCGATGCCCGCGACCAGCGGCTCGACGTGTGCGAACGCGGCTTCCTCCCACTGCTGCGCCGGGGTCACGAGCACCTTGCGCCGGTCGCTGGGGTGCGGCTGCCGGCTCACGTGTCCGCCGTCCGCCAGACGGTCGATGACCAGCGTCATCGCCGCCGTCGACGTACTGAGTTCGCGTGCCAGTTCACTCGGCGTCGCGG
The sequence above is a segment of the Streptomyces griseoviridis genome. Coding sequences within it:
- a CDS encoding MarR family winged helix-turn-helix transcriptional regulator, which gives rise to MTANQPTGPQSGAPAEGPIRDQLRNLTRRQQRFERYLGRQMHVDPAGLAVMDRLVSAGSATPSELARELSTSTAAMTLVIDRLADGGHVSRQPHPSDRRKVLVTPAQQWEEAAFAHVEPLVAGIGEITESMTPEEQATVAAFLERAVAVYDRATKV